In a genomic window of Bradyrhizobium ontarionense:
- a CDS encoding GNAT family N-acetyltransferase → MSIEIDVLNGDASWTLVKPLYDAVWPPEVVAGLPWAGITFAHADLRVLVQDETGDVLCHVGIYRRIVTWNGQKINVGGIGGVLTRAESRNRGLATVALNAAIQTLKHEDSVNFAMLFCARDRIPFYTARGFEAFDGDVYAEQPDKGRIRFDELAALVHDVKRTAPTRGTIDLCGLPW, encoded by the coding sequence ATGAGCATCGAGATCGACGTACTGAACGGGGACGCCTCCTGGACGCTGGTCAAGCCGCTCTATGATGCGGTCTGGCCGCCCGAGGTGGTGGCCGGATTACCCTGGGCCGGTATCACCTTTGCGCATGCCGACCTGCGGGTGCTGGTGCAGGACGAGACCGGCGATGTGCTCTGCCATGTCGGGATCTATCGCCGCATCGTGACGTGGAACGGGCAGAAGATCAATGTCGGCGGCATCGGCGGCGTATTGACGCGCGCAGAGAGCCGCAATCGGGGTCTCGCCACCGTCGCGCTGAACGCCGCGATCCAGACGCTGAAACACGAGGACTCCGTCAATTTCGCGATGCTGTTCTGCGCGCGCGATCGCATTCCCTTCTACACGGCGCGCGGCTTCGAAGCGTTCGACGGCGATGTCTATGCCGAGCAGCCGGACAAAGGGCGGATCCGCTTCGATGAACTTGCTGCGCTCGTACACGACGTCAAGCGTACCGCACCGACGCGCGGGACCATCGACCTGTGTGGCCTGCCCTGGTGA
- a CDS encoding superoxide dismutase, with protein MTFTLPPLPYAYEALGPYMSKETLEYHHDKHHQAYVTNGNNAIKGTEFEGKSLEEIVKGSFGKNPAVFNNAGQHFNHIHFWSWMKPNGGGSKLPGRLEKKIDEDLGGFEKFKADFAAAGVGQFGSGWCWLSVKNGKLEISKTPNGENPLVHGATPILGCDVWEHSYYIDYRNRRPDYLKAFVDSLINWDYVDELYGKAI; from the coding sequence ATGACCTTTACCCTTCCCCCCCTGCCTTACGCCTATGAAGCCCTCGGACCCTACATGTCCAAGGAGACGCTCGAGTACCATCACGACAAGCATCATCAGGCCTATGTGACCAACGGCAACAACGCGATCAAGGGGACTGAATTCGAAGGCAAGTCCCTCGAGGAGATCGTCAAGGGCTCGTTCGGCAAGAACCCCGCGGTGTTCAACAACGCCGGCCAGCACTTCAACCATATCCATTTCTGGTCGTGGATGAAGCCGAACGGCGGCGGCTCGAAGCTGCCCGGCCGCCTCGAGAAGAAGATCGACGAGGACCTCGGTGGCTTCGAGAAGTTCAAGGCCGACTTCGCTGCGGCCGGTGTCGGCCAGTTCGGCTCGGGCTGGTGCTGGCTCTCGGTCAAGAACGGCAAGCTTGAAATCTCCAAGACCCCGAACGGCGAGAACCCGCTGGTGCACGGTGCGACCCCGATCCTCGGCTGCGACGTCTGGGAGCACTCCTACTACATCGACTATCGCAACCGCCGTCCCGACTATCTGAAGGCGTTCGTCGACAGCCTCATCAACTGGGACTACGTGGACGAGCTCTACGGCAAGGCGATCTGA
- the crcB gene encoding fluoride efflux transporter CrcB: protein MNQLVGYFLVFFGGGCGASLRHAINMASARALGTDFPYGTFIINITGSTVMGLIAGYLAFKGGATQHWRLFLMTGILGGYTTFSAFSLDTALLYERGALGLAALYVLGSVGISIAGLFAGLALVRVLS, encoded by the coding sequence GTGAATCAGCTGGTCGGATATTTTCTCGTCTTTTTCGGCGGCGGCTGCGGCGCCTCGCTGCGGCACGCGATCAACATGGCGAGCGCCAGGGCGCTCGGAACGGACTTCCCGTACGGCACCTTCATCATCAACATCACCGGCTCGACGGTGATGGGCCTGATCGCCGGCTATCTCGCCTTCAAAGGCGGCGCGACCCAGCACTGGCGGCTGTTCCTGATGACCGGCATCCTCGGCGGCTATACGACCTTCTCGGCCTTCTCGCTCGACACCGCGCTGCTCTATGAGCGGGGCGCGCTGGGGCTTGCTGCGCTGTATGTGCTGGGATCGGTGGGGATCTCGATCGCCGGCCTATTCGCCGGCCTCGCGCTGGTGCGGGTCTTGAGCTGA
- a CDS encoding metal ABC transporter ATP-binding protein — MTAMVQLQFRDVTLGYDRHPAVHHLSGEVAPGALLAVVGPNGAGKSTLFRGIVGLLKPLAGTIAAADLKPREIAYLPQIADIDRSFPISVFDFVSTGLWRSVGIFGGIGVAARDKIARAIAAVGLTGFEGRGIGTLSGGQMQRMLFARVLLQDARVIVLDEPFNAMDSKTSADLLQLIEHWHGEQRTVLAALHDMDMVRAHFPQTLLLAREAVAWGPTAEVLTADNLLAARRMCEAFDDAAAPCVPAQASKAA; from the coding sequence ATGACGGCGATGGTTCAGCTGCAATTCCGCGACGTCACGCTCGGCTATGACCGTCATCCGGCGGTGCATCATCTCTCCGGCGAGGTCGCACCGGGCGCGCTGCTCGCGGTCGTCGGCCCTAACGGCGCCGGCAAATCGACCCTGTTCCGCGGCATCGTCGGCCTTCTGAAGCCGCTCGCCGGCACCATTGCGGCCGCCGATCTGAAGCCGCGCGAGATCGCCTATCTGCCGCAGATCGCCGACATCGACCGCAGCTTCCCGATCTCGGTGTTCGACTTCGTCAGCACCGGGTTGTGGCGCAGCGTCGGCATCTTCGGCGGCATCGGCGTTGCGGCGCGCGACAAGATCGCGCGGGCGATCGCCGCCGTCGGCCTCACCGGCTTCGAGGGCCGCGGCATCGGCACGCTGTCGGGCGGCCAGATGCAGCGCATGCTGTTCGCCCGCGTGCTGCTGCAGGATGCCCGCGTGATCGTGCTCGACGAGCCGTTCAATGCGATGGATTCCAAGACCTCGGCCGACCTGCTGCAACTGATCGAGCACTGGCACGGCGAGCAGCGCACCGTGCTGGCGGCGCTGCACGACATGGATATGGTGCGCGCGCATTTCCCGCAGACCCTGCTGCTGGCGCGCGAGGCGGTGGCCTGGGGGCCGACCGCGGAGGTGCTGACGGCGGACAATCTCCTGGCCGCGCGTCGCATGTGCGAGGCCTTCGACGACGCGGCGGCGCCCTGCGTGCCCGCGCAAGCCTCGAAGGCGGCGTGA
- a CDS encoding metal ABC transporter permease has translation MLREVLIAPFSDFEFMRRALAAVIALSLGSGPIGVFLMLRRMSLVGDAMAHAILPGAAIGFLLSGLNLFAMTTGGLIAGFAVALLSGLVSRSTGLKEDASLATFYLASLAIGVTIVSVKGTNVDLLHVLFGNILAMDDPTLLMVATNATITLVVLAVIYRPLVVESVDPLFLRTVSRAGAPAHLIFLGLIVVNLVNGFQALGTLLAVGLMILPAGIARFWSRDVTPMICIAVASAIVSGYAGLVLSFQTRIPSGPAIILVASLLYLGSVLFGRVGGVLPQLFPGRHLEA, from the coding sequence ATGCTGCGTGAGGTTCTGATCGCTCCGTTCTCGGATTTCGAGTTCATGCGCCGCGCGCTCGCCGCAGTGATCGCACTGTCGCTCGGCTCGGGCCCGATCGGCGTTTTCCTGATGCTGCGGCGGATGAGCCTGGTCGGCGACGCGATGGCGCATGCGATCCTGCCCGGTGCAGCGATCGGCTTCCTGCTGTCGGGGCTCAATCTGTTTGCGATGACGACCGGTGGCCTGATCGCGGGCTTTGCGGTGGCGCTGTTGTCGGGCCTTGTGTCGCGCTCGACCGGGCTCAAGGAGGACGCCTCGCTGGCGACCTTCTATCTTGCCTCGCTCGCGATCGGCGTCACCATCGTCTCCGTCAAGGGCACCAATGTCGACCTGCTGCACGTGCTGTTCGGCAACATCCTGGCCATGGATGATCCGACGCTCTTGATGGTCGCGACCAACGCCACCATCACGCTCGTCGTGCTCGCCGTGATCTACCGCCCGCTGGTGGTCGAGAGCGTCGATCCGCTATTCCTGCGCACCGTGAGCCGAGCCGGCGCGCCGGCGCATCTGATCTTCCTCGGCCTGATCGTGGTCAATCTCGTCAACGGTTTTCAGGCGCTCGGCACCTTGCTCGCGGTCGGGCTGATGATCCTGCCGGCCGGAATCGCGCGGTTCTGGTCGCGCGACGTCACGCCGATGATCTGCATCGCGGTCGCATCCGCCATCGTCTCCGGCTATGCCGGATTGGTGCTGTCGTTCCAGACCCGCATTCCCTCGGGGCCTGCGATCATCCTGGTCGCTTCGCTGCTCTATCTCGGCTCGGTCTTGTTCGGACGCGTGGGCGGCGTGCTTCCACAGCTGTTTCCCGGGCGCCATCTCGAAGCTTGA
- a CDS encoding metal ABC transporter substrate-binding protein, whose protein sequence is MQRLSSVLSLLFSFLMVVPASAETRLNVVTSFSILADFARQVGGDKVSVASLVGPDSDVHVYTPTPHDAKDVGAARLLIVNGLGLEGWLPRLQQASGSKAPIVVATQGITARKRGSDADPHAWQSVGNAMVYVRNIRDALIAADPADADIFKANAERYLAELTALDREVRAEIEKIPPERRKVISTHDAFGYFADAYGIAFIAPLGVSTETEPSARDVAEIIGQVRKAKIPAVFLENFNDDRLVGRIAAETGAKIGGTLYSDALSEEKGPVPTYIAMVRHNIRALTSALVRQGF, encoded by the coding sequence ATGCAACGCCTGTCGTCCGTCCTGAGCCTGCTCTTCAGCTTTCTTATGGTTGTCCCCGCTTCAGCCGAGACGCGGCTGAACGTCGTGACCAGCTTCTCGATCCTGGCCGATTTCGCCCGCCAGGTCGGCGGCGACAAGGTCAGTGTCGCCTCGCTGGTCGGGCCGGACAGCGACGTGCACGTCTATACGCCGACGCCGCATGATGCGAAGGATGTCGGCGCGGCGCGGCTCCTGATCGTCAACGGCCTCGGCCTCGAGGGCTGGCTGCCGCGCCTGCAGCAGGCCTCCGGCAGCAAGGCGCCGATCGTCGTGGCCACGCAGGGCATCACCGCGCGCAAGCGCGGGTCGGATGCCGATCCGCACGCCTGGCAGTCGGTCGGCAATGCCATGGTCTATGTGCGCAATATCCGCGATGCGCTGATCGCCGCCGATCCCGCCGATGCCGACATCTTCAAGGCCAATGCCGAGCGCTATCTCGCCGAGCTCACCGCACTCGACCGCGAGGTCCGCGCCGAGATCGAGAAGATACCACCGGAGCGGCGCAAGGTGATCTCGACCCATGATGCCTTCGGCTATTTCGCCGATGCCTACGGCATCGCCTTCATCGCCCCGCTGGGCGTCTCCACCGAGACCGAGCCGTCGGCCCGCGACGTCGCCGAGATCATCGGCCAGGTCAGGAAAGCCAAGATTCCGGCGGTTTTCCTGGAAAATTTCAACGACGACCGGCTGGTCGGCCGGATCGCGGCCGAGACCGGCGCGAAGATCGGCGGCACGCTGTATTCGGACGCTTTGAGCGAGGAAAAGGGTCCTGTTCCCACTTACATTGCCATGGTCAGGCACAATATAAGGGCCCTGACGAGCGCGCTTGTCCGCCAGGGCTTCTAA